One Desulfovibrio fairfieldensis genomic window carries:
- a CDS encoding condensation domain-containing protein, which translates to MRAEDILRRCADRNIQVEGKNGRLLVNPASALTPDLRMELKRGSRMLLRRLESANASPVLRLPPPSTRYAEKAPLSPYQLGLYNLHLDERDNTNVLNQTGVLDLLFVPTEQEVMASFEKLLEIHGALRLSIRISTDGKPEQFLDVRRPVRPEIHQTSPENFNDKIAEILEAYKRTPFSMASDPLIRASYVAVPEQRAAFVLCVDHLIMDGWSVGILLEDWQRLLSPEAGSIAAAQRQQELQYTDYAAWAAEILLPAVREKQAAYWRNVLPLGSAPHAFPTKVARGNDSVRSCGLIQTRLRPELLTELRQWAARHGCSLFAALHTALRVALYRASGQEDAPILTVSANRQQLEGTARMVGCFINVLPLYCPLDGDAPLCEELRQSNAAVLAALDNQDIPFCSIVDALGLPRVRAWQPIGQIMFLLQNAFAGRNAGKMRVRLPDHPVTEHELSFIVWDFGVENTWLHVEYREDLFEKERIQLLMDNFSRTCEALPHAEEHTARGLTSDARPYPGPKEHTEPAKGLRRLLSALRTDENAAVLGRLLQALATHFPSARPSEVLCLWRGGNTQARHMLQKACILGGITLALAYEDEDVSSLITAMRHPPLGVLAVGEKSLSRPAMPETKYCEIVNVLWEDLLQITDLPAGDALFHEGKGIPPLLVNDGESPAAWQAYDANAFMAGLEETCQNLSGGQGQIRFLENEDADRAGIVALAALLQGIIPVWGHPDDAICENALPVTTNWESALRLLQNGVQSLWIMDDLPTAAFLAKNRSALDRCRLFLRIPRSLRWATALLDGQGWQGDERFCRAVIGKNILPADCVCGEPAALGNLFRAVPLSSDTLSIPLPSAIADHLWFKGRSVNLDALTDFLLADTPGSSPHAALAFAAPETSGSLLDIGGECILWHDGSVASDAVKNLLSRIPPWLPCAHAVELTQIPLIRASHNRELRPDRHYLSLLPIATEELLKRFFQRYSHSSFARQGLYIAENDFFADQVQKLAVAYAVKATDPHDPEPLTRDVLFTQGPDRFARPVVPDAASVPDWDRPFAPDRFCLLINGAGDEGRMLVQALRQRSTARFFLLEQPGSSDSALPDQTVRQALERGRQSFDALPGGLLHLVHSPQGNGRHISPEKLGEKFYHPFHLEAPEAPVICLLRDGCSPSFSSRHRAGMAGEDFDALCDYFAGQNKFAPHTHLCLCLPVWRNADTARLAASRIFRMLQSGHDNVIAGKSPADAIASGHMQGFAYPARYLHIRVSRGDALPPLPHPLALAASLPTAPRLVAHAPENGASEVWRTLVQIWKEVLELDDPDPEANFFDVGGSSVLIPPLRDKIRRNLGVDIGMAGIFTYSNLNDLHMHIASLANNAASPGPLPSGAPAPSRENFQRKVRQQKKRQHEVFS; encoded by the coding sequence ATGAGAGCGGAAGACATCCTCCGCCGGTGCGCGGACCGCAACATACAGGTTGAAGGGAAAAACGGACGGCTTCTTGTGAATCCGGCCAGCGCATTGACGCCGGATCTGCGCATGGAACTCAAGCGCGGCTCGCGTATGCTTCTCAGACGGCTCGAAAGCGCGAACGCCTCTCCTGTCCTGCGCTTGCCGCCGCCTTCCACTCGTTATGCGGAAAAAGCCCCTCTGTCCCCCTATCAGCTGGGACTGTACAATCTGCACCTTGATGAGCGCGACAATACCAATGTGCTGAACCAGACGGGAGTTCTCGACCTGCTTTTTGTTCCTACGGAGCAGGAGGTTATGGCGTCCTTTGAAAAGCTGCTTGAGATTCACGGGGCGTTGCGCCTGTCCATCAGGATTTCTACTGACGGCAAACCGGAGCAGTTTCTGGACGTGCGACGCCCTGTACGTCCTGAGATCCACCAGACTTCGCCGGAGAATTTCAACGACAAGATTGCTGAAATTCTGGAAGCATATAAAAGAACCCCCTTCTCCATGGCTTCCGACCCCTTGATACGGGCGTCCTATGTGGCTGTGCCGGAGCAAAGGGCCGCTTTCGTACTCTGCGTGGATCACCTGATCATGGACGGATGGTCGGTTGGGATACTTCTTGAAGACTGGCAAAGACTCCTCTCGCCTGAAGCCGGATCCATTGCAGCCGCGCAGCGGCAACAGGAGCTTCAGTATACGGACTACGCCGCATGGGCCGCAGAGATCCTGCTGCCAGCCGTCCGGGAAAAACAGGCCGCATACTGGCGCAACGTGCTGCCCCTCGGGTCCGCTCCACACGCCTTTCCCACAAAAGTCGCCCGAGGCAACGACTCCGTCCGGAGCTGCGGGCTTATCCAAACGCGCCTCCGCCCGGAACTGCTTACGGAACTGCGGCAATGGGCGGCACGGCACGGCTGCAGTCTCTTTGCCGCCCTGCATACGGCCCTGCGTGTGGCGCTCTACCGCGCGAGCGGGCAGGAGGACGCTCCCATCCTCACCGTTTCCGCCAACCGGCAACAACTGGAAGGTACCGCGAGGATGGTGGGCTGCTTTATCAATGTGCTGCCCCTCTATTGCCCGCTGGATGGCGATGCCCCTCTATGCGAAGAGCTCCGGCAAAGCAATGCCGCCGTGCTGGCGGCGCTGGACAACCAGGATATTCCGTTCTGCTCCATTGTTGATGCCCTTGGGCTGCCCCGTGTCCGGGCATGGCAGCCCATCGGTCAGATAATGTTTCTGCTGCAGAATGCCTTTGCAGGCCGCAATGCCGGAAAAATGCGCGTACGCCTTCCTGACCATCCTGTCACCGAGCATGAGCTTTCCTTTATCGTGTGGGATTTCGGCGTTGAAAATACCTGGCTGCACGTGGAATACAGAGAAGATCTTTTTGAAAAAGAACGTATCCAGCTCCTTATGGACAACTTTTCCCGCACCTGCGAAGCACTGCCTCATGCCGAAGAACATACTGCCCGTGGCCTGACATCCGATGCCCGCCCATATCCTGGGCCGAAAGAGCATACGGAACCCGCCAAGGGACTACGGCGTCTTCTGTCCGCCCTGCGCACAGATGAAAATGCGGCGGTTCTGGGTCGCCTGCTGCAGGCACTCGCAACGCATTTCCCTTCAGCCCGGCCGTCGGAAGTGCTGTGCCTGTGGCGGGGAGGCAATACCCAGGCGCGACATATGCTGCAAAAAGCCTGCATACTCGGCGGGATTACACTTGCTCTGGCTTATGAGGATGAAGACGTTTCCTCCCTCATAACAGCTATGCGGCATCCTCCGCTGGGCGTCCTCGCGGTAGGGGAAAAAAGCTTGAGCCGTCCGGCCATGCCGGAAACAAAATATTGCGAAATTGTGAACGTCCTGTGGGAAGACCTGCTGCAAATCACGGACCTTCCGGCTGGAGATGCTCTTTTCCACGAGGGAAAAGGCATTCCTCCGCTGTTGGTCAATGACGGGGAAAGTCCGGCTGCATGGCAGGCTTATGACGCGAACGCTTTCATGGCGGGTCTGGAGGAAACCTGCCAAAACCTGAGCGGAGGGCAGGGGCAGATCCGCTTTCTTGAAAACGAAGATGCCGACCGCGCCGGCATTGTGGCTCTGGCCGCCCTGCTTCAGGGAATAATTCCTGTCTGGGGCCATCCTGACGACGCAATATGTGAAAACGCGCTTCCCGTCACAACAAACTGGGAAAGTGCGCTGCGCCTGCTGCAAAACGGCGTGCAATCGCTATGGATCATGGATGATCTGCCCACAGCCGCCTTTCTGGCAAAAAACCGGTCCGCACTCGACCGCTGCCGGCTTTTTTTGCGTATCCCCCGCAGCCTGCGCTGGGCAACAGCATTGCTCGACGGACAGGGCTGGCAGGGCGACGAGCGGTTCTGCCGGGCCGTCATCGGAAAGAATATCCTTCCCGCAGACTGCGTCTGCGGCGAACCGGCGGCTCTGGGCAACCTGTTCCGCGCCGTGCCCCTGTCGTCCGACACGCTGTCCATTCCGCTGCCGTCCGCCATTGCCGACCACCTCTGGTTCAAGGGACGCTCTGTGAACCTTGATGCGCTGACCGATTTTCTGCTGGCGGACACGCCGGGCTCTTCGCCTCATGCGGCCCTTGCTTTCGCAGCTCCTGAAACGTCTGGTTCCCTCTTGGATATAGGGGGCGAATGCATCCTCTGGCATGACGGGAGCGTTGCTTCCGATGCTGTGAAAAACCTTCTTTCCCGCATACCCCCCTGGCTACCTTGCGCGCACGCGGTCGAACTGACGCAAATACCGCTTATCCGGGCTTCTCACAACCGGGAGTTGCGTCCTGACCGGCATTACCTGTCACTGCTTCCGATCGCGACAGAAGAGCTTCTGAAGCGTTTTTTCCAGCGCTATTCTCACAGCTCTTTTGCACGGCAAGGGCTGTACATTGCCGAAAACGACTTTTTTGCGGATCAGGTACAAAAACTTGCCGTCGCCTATGCGGTGAAAGCCACAGATCCGCACGATCCGGAACCCTTGACTCGCGATGTGCTTTTTACGCAAGGGCCCGACCGTTTCGCGCGCCCAGTCGTGCCGGACGCCGCCTCCGTGCCCGACTGGGATCGTCCCTTTGCACCCGATCGCTTCTGCCTGCTGATAAATGGGGCGGGAGATGAAGGGCGCATGCTGGTCCAGGCACTACGACAACGGTCCACAGCCCGCTTTTTTCTTCTGGAACAACCCGGCTCTTCCGATTCGGCACTTCCCGACCAGACCGTCAGGCAAGCCCTGGAACGAGGACGGCAAAGCTTCGATGCCCTCCCCGGCGGCCTGCTGCATCTCGTGCACAGCCCCCAGGGCAACGGCAGGCATATTTCCCCGGAAAAACTGGGAGAAAAATTTTACCACCCCTTTCATCTGGAGGCTCCGGAAGCGCCGGTTATCTGCCTTTTGCGGGATGGATGCTCGCCCTCATTCTCTTCGCGGCACCGGGCAGGCATGGCGGGAGAAGACTTTGACGCCCTGTGTGACTATTTCGCCGGACAAAACAAATTTGCCCCGCATACCCATCTGTGCCTGTGCCTCCCTGTCTGGCGCAATGCGGATACGGCACGACTGGCGGCCAGCCGCATCTTTCGCATGCTGCAAAGCGGCCATGACAACGTCATTGCAGGAAAAAGCCCGGCGGATGCGATTGCATCCGGACATATGCAGGGCTTTGCCTACCCCGCCCGCTATCTGCACATCAGGGTCAGCCGGGGCGATGCACTCCCGCCGTTGCCGCACCCCCTGGCCTTGGCCGCGAGCCTGCCGACAGCGCCGCGTCTTGTCGCCCATGCCCCCGAAAACGGCGCATCCGAAGTCTGGCGAACGCTCGTCCAAATCTGGAAGGAAGTTCTGGAGCTGGATGATCCTGATCCGGAAGCCAACTTTTTCGATGTGGGAGGCAGTTCCGTGCTGATTCCGCCTCTTCGGGACAAAATCCGGCGAAACCTCGGCGTGGACATCGGCATGGCAGGTATATTCACCTACTCCAACCTTAATGACCTCCACATGCACATTGCATCACTGGCAAACAACGCCGCATCTCCCGGCCCGTTGCCCTCCGGAGCTCCCGCGCCATCCCGGGAAAACTTCCAGCGCAAAGTCCGGCAACAAAAAAAACGTCAGCACGAGGTATTTTCATGA
- a CDS encoding non-ribosomal peptide synthetase, which translates to MDGEQSITYAELDAVSNRIAARLQRSYSQTPEQPVKVVGVLLPRSIGNVACWLGAAKAGIAYAPIGLDWPPARIQGILRRCSIKVVLTGGDCAAIIPRDLPVEVLDVADFLDMPDNAPAIEIRVQKSRDEESLPLYVIHTSGSTGEPKSVALTHANTYAVLQNPSEYGVRKHDRMAHVIAVTFDLSMMEVWGSLLHAGTIIVTETEVSLDAERLKSHISRYDICWAILSTGVFNILSTQDVTTLKSMRDVCICGEMPNREAIMKVCAACPGTTIHNCYGPAECTIYVTRESITPKSLEPAVVPAGRPIAAAGIFIVDDDMRPLPPGSVGEVLISGPCVGLGYIGDAKRTGRSFVHLPYLEGRVYRTGDYGTLDEHGSLTVFGRKDNQIKISGRRVELGEICSTAMGAPDVKMAFISLTQGTDRELVAYVTPESPAMLTDRNLRARFMAGLKDHMLARLPEYMVPRHYILVDSLPLNTHGKVDRSRLPTVPTPTLVEDGSILGMFREVLGNCDYRLQDSFFDAGGTSIKAARLIGEIRQATQVPVPFSLLLEDNTAAKVQAYVESARNSGVNTFHDAPKTEPVRFSFHRRTRRPSSLEKAVGDEQ; encoded by the coding sequence GTGGACGGAGAACAGAGCATCACCTATGCAGAGCTTGATGCAGTGTCCAACCGCATTGCGGCGCGCCTGCAGCGGTCATACTCCCAGACTCCTGAGCAGCCGGTCAAGGTTGTGGGTGTGCTGCTGCCCCGTTCGATCGGCAACGTGGCCTGCTGGCTGGGAGCGGCAAAGGCGGGCATCGCCTATGCCCCTATCGGGCTGGACTGGCCCCCGGCGAGAATTCAGGGCATCCTGCGCCGCTGCAGCATAAAGGTCGTGCTCACCGGCGGGGATTGCGCGGCAATCATTCCACGGGACCTGCCGGTCGAGGTGCTGGATGTTGCGGATTTTTTGGACATGCCGGACAACGCCCCCGCTATTGAGATACGTGTCCAAAAATCCCGCGATGAAGAATCCCTGCCTCTGTATGTCATCCACACTTCGGGTTCCACCGGAGAACCCAAGAGCGTCGCCCTGACCCATGCCAACACATACGCAGTACTGCAAAATCCCTCGGAATACGGCGTACGAAAACATGACCGCATGGCGCACGTCATCGCCGTCACATTCGACCTTTCCATGATGGAGGTCTGGGGCAGCCTTCTGCATGCCGGAACGATCATTGTAACGGAAACAGAAGTATCCCTGGATGCGGAACGCCTCAAATCCCACATCAGCCGCTACGACATTTGTTGGGCCATACTCTCCACTGGAGTTTTCAACATTCTGTCCACACAGGACGTTACGACCCTGAAAAGCATGCGCGACGTATGCATTTGCGGCGAAATGCCCAATCGCGAAGCCATCATGAAGGTATGCGCGGCATGCCCCGGCACCACTATCCACAACTGCTACGGACCGGCGGAATGCACCATATACGTCACGCGGGAGAGTATCACCCCGAAAAGCCTTGAACCTGCCGTAGTTCCTGCGGGCCGCCCCATTGCAGCCGCCGGAATATTTATCGTGGACGACGACATGCGCCCGCTTCCGCCCGGTTCCGTGGGCGAAGTACTCATAAGCGGACCATGCGTGGGCCTGGGCTACATCGGGGATGCGAAGCGGACGGGCCGCTCCTTTGTGCACTTGCCGTACCTCGAGGGACGCGTTTACCGGACCGGCGACTACGGAACCCTGGACGAACACGGCAGCCTGACGGTCTTCGGCAGAAAGGACAACCAGATAAAAATATCCGGACGCCGCGTGGAACTTGGAGAAATCTGCTCCACAGCCATGGGGGCGCCGGATGTAAAAATGGCCTTCATCTCCCTCACGCAGGGCACTGACAGAGAACTTGTCGCCTATGTCACGCCCGAATCCCCCGCGATGCTGACCGACCGGAATCTTCGGGCACGTTTCATGGCCGGTCTGAAAGATCACATGCTTGCCCGTCTGCCCGAATACATGGTTCCCAGGCACTACATCCTGGTGGACAGTCTGCCCCTGAACACGCACGGCAAAGTTGACCGCAGCCGCCTTCCCACGGTGCCCACTCCCACGCTGGTCGAAGACGGCAGTATCCTCGGGATGTTCCGCGAAGTTCTCGGCAACTGTGACTACAGACTCCAGGATTCCTTTTTCGATGCGGGTGGCACCTCCATCAAGGCCGCACGCCTCATCGGTGAGATCAGACAGGCGACACAGGTCCCGGTGCCGTTCAGTCTGCTTCTTGAAGACAATACCGCCGCCAAAGTACAAGCCTATGTCGAGAGTGCCCGGAATTCCGGTGTGAACACGTTTCATGACGCCCCCAAAACGGAGCCGGTCAGGTTTTCTTTCCACAGGCGCACAAGGCGGCCTTCTTCTCTTGAGAAAGCTGTGGGAGACGAACAATGA
- a CDS encoding 4'-phosphopantetheinyl transferase family protein, protein MKSPRENPTKPHVALRPAPFDTETEGEEKVHVYLTHARDLMDLASPAQQGHGLEALLEREDPASTLGRAFALLSPQEQYKALRFHRLNDGILYMASHAALRMLLSLEKGRRLPHEWLFASSNYGRPYLVADAFCDFNLSHSWPWAAIAFCRHGRCGVDVELQEHLGDWQALIPLVCHENEQQRMEQAGRPAHQFLRLWTAKEAVSKVLGLGLSLHFPSMETDMSTGSIRIDGRPAPVRFVHLANSVEEGVVSVAWAGTPEKSFCCRVSQFNVTTGCVAHVGEHHVQ, encoded by the coding sequence ATGAAAAGCCCACGGGAAAATCCGACCAAGCCGCATGTTGCCCTGCGTCCGGCCCCCTTTGATACAGAGACTGAAGGCGAGGAGAAAGTGCACGTATACCTTACCCACGCCCGCGACCTGATGGACTTGGCCTCCCCGGCGCAGCAGGGGCACGGCCTGGAAGCGTTGCTGGAACGCGAAGATCCGGCGTCCACGCTGGGTCGGGCTTTTGCCCTGCTTTCCCCGCAGGAACAATACAAAGCGCTTCGTTTTCACCGACTGAATGACGGAATCCTGTATATGGCGTCCCATGCTGCCCTGCGCATGTTATTAAGCCTGGAAAAAGGCCGCCGTTTGCCGCATGAGTGGCTTTTCGCCTCCAGCAATTACGGTAGACCCTACCTTGTCGCCGACGCCTTCTGCGACTTTAACCTTTCCCATTCCTGGCCATGGGCCGCTATTGCTTTCTGCCGCCACGGACGCTGTGGAGTGGATGTGGAGCTTCAAGAACATCTGGGCGACTGGCAGGCCCTGATCCCCCTGGTATGCCATGAAAATGAACAGCAGCGCATGGAGCAAGCCGGACGCCCGGCACATCAGTTTCTTCGGCTCTGGACTGCCAAGGAAGCCGTTTCAAAAGTCCTTGGACTGGGACTTTCGCTTCATTTTCCTTCCATGGAAACGGATATGAGTACCGGCAGCATCCGCATCGACGGCCGCCCCGCGCCGGTGCGTTTTGTCCACTTGGCGAACAGCGTGGAAGAAGGGGTTGTATCCGTGGCTTGGGCGGGTACTCCGGAAAAATCTTTTTGTTGCCGCGTAAGTCAATTCAACGTGACCACGGGATGTGTCGCACACGTGGGTGAACATCATGTGCAATAA
- a CDS encoding non-ribosomal peptide synthetase — MFLPSSKRGVMATDLLRRFTEVARSNPAVPAVMGPDLCLSFSDLDLLSDRAAAIFTRAGDAGILQGEMPYSIDTLPVIGFYHCRSARHVVAAVGAAKAGIPYMPLGCDWPDNRLKAVRGNCRMCLLVCDKEGMSVSGWGGETPVVYTDDLLGAGKVVSSWSRVEMRDVMRARYGDMPPPLYVIHTSGSTGTPKGVALPHDGICANFVGSRGMPGFSAGKRVLYGGALTFDLSIIELWISLLNGCTLVLTPEETLLDAHSLKMHLKKWEINTAAMPVSVMSALAAQDESVFSGLEVLIFGGELPNKDRIEKIMRACPGIVMNNSYGTAETCAVAAAGNIDLPLPEGPLAVGKPFGDAELLVVDDDLAPLPAGQVGELLIGGPGVGLGYINDPERTARCFVTDPRSGKRRYRTGDMAYLQPDGRLVLVGRSDAQFKIGGKRVDPGEISSAVMRQPRVSNVHVAFVRGDYPTIVAYVVADGSAFGMEPEIFAENLRKALAEELPAHLVPGHILVVESIPLTAHGKVDQKRLPVPPAVKPFSSGGDVCAAFQAVLRSEAFSENDAFFDHGGTSLLAAQLIAVFRSVFQVAVPFRLFSHPRTAYMVRLFIENARMNGPTAAGSGAGARLLPVRGTGLKAQDELTVKI; from the coding sequence TTGTTTTTACCGTCCAGTAAGAGAGGAGTCATGGCAACAGATCTGCTTAGACGCTTTACAGAAGTGGCGCGCTCCAACCCAGCCGTTCCGGCGGTTATGGGACCTGACCTGTGCCTGTCGTTTTCGGATCTCGATTTGCTTTCCGACAGAGCCGCCGCAATTTTTACCCGTGCCGGCGATGCCGGGATTCTGCAGGGAGAGATGCCATACTCGATAGATACCTTGCCGGTCATCGGGTTCTATCACTGCCGCTCGGCGCGGCATGTCGTGGCCGCGGTGGGGGCCGCCAAAGCGGGCATTCCCTATATGCCCCTGGGCTGCGACTGGCCGGACAACCGTCTGAAAGCGGTCAGGGGCAACTGTCGCATGTGTCTGCTTGTGTGCGATAAGGAGGGTATGTCCGTGTCCGGCTGGGGCGGTGAAACGCCCGTTGTTTATACCGATGATCTGCTTGGAGCCGGGAAGGTTGTTTCATCCTGGAGCAGAGTGGAAATGAGAGATGTGATGCGGGCCCGGTATGGGGATATGCCCCCGCCGCTGTATGTCATACACACCTCGGGCTCCACCGGAACACCCAAGGGGGTGGCCCTGCCCCATGACGGCATTTGCGCCAATTTTGTCGGCTCACGGGGCATGCCCGGATTCAGCGCCGGCAAGAGAGTGCTTTACGGAGGGGCACTTACTTTTGATCTTTCCATTATAGAGCTCTGGATCAGCCTGCTGAACGGCTGCACGCTCGTGCTTACCCCGGAAGAAACGCTGCTTGATGCCCATAGTCTGAAAATGCATCTGAAAAAATGGGAGATCAATACGGCAGCCATGCCTGTAAGCGTCATGAGCGCGCTTGCCGCACAGGATGAAAGCGTTTTCAGCGGTCTTGAAGTCCTGATTTTCGGCGGAGAATTGCCCAATAAGGACCGTATAGAAAAGATCATGCGCGCCTGCCCCGGCATCGTAATGAACAACTCTTACGGGACGGCGGAAACCTGCGCGGTCGCCGCCGCCGGAAACATAGACCTTCCTCTGCCCGAAGGTCCCCTTGCAGTGGGAAAACCCTTTGGCGATGCGGAGCTGTTGGTCGTAGATGACGATCTTGCGCCTCTGCCCGCAGGGCAGGTGGGGGAACTGCTCATCGGCGGGCCGGGCGTGGGGCTCGGGTATATAAATGATCCGGAACGGACGGCCCGTTGCTTTGTGACTGACCCCCGGAGCGGAAAACGCCGCTACCGGACAGGTGATATGGCCTATCTGCAACCTGACGGGCGGCTTGTTCTGGTAGGGAGAAGCGACGCGCAGTTCAAGATCGGGGGCAAAAGGGTGGACCCCGGTGAAATCAGTTCGGCCGTCATGCGCCAACCCCGCGTGTCCAATGTGCATGTCGCCTTTGTGCGCGGGGACTACCCGACCATTGTCGCCTATGTAGTGGCCGACGGCTCCGCGTTCGGCATGGAACCCGAGATTTTCGCTGAGAACCTGCGCAAGGCTCTTGCGGAAGAACTTCCCGCCCATCTCGTTCCCGGACACATCCTCGTTGTGGAATCCATTCCGCTGACCGCCCACGGCAAAGTTGATCAAAAGCGCCTGCCGGTGCCCCCTGCCGTGAAACCGTTTTCCTCCGGTGGTGACGTTTGCGCGGCCTTTCAGGCAGTGTTGCGGTCTGAGGCTTTCAGCGAAAATGACGCTTTCTTTGATCACGGCGGCACATCATTGCTTGCCGCGCAACTGATTGCCGTTTTCCGCTCCGTCTTTCAGGTGGCGGTTCCTTTCAGACTTTTTTCACATCCGCGTACCGCCTATATGGTCAGGCTTTTCATTGAAAATGCCAGAATGAACGGCCCGACGGCCGCCGGGAGCGGTGCGGGCGCGCGGCTCCTGCCCGTCCGCGGCACAGGGCTTAAGGCCCAGGACGAACTGACCGTCAAGATTTAG